A single window of Pseudomonas lijiangensis DNA harbors:
- a CDS encoding class I SAM-dependent methyltransferase, with amino-acid sequence MNQPFLSDSYVEETRFGFWFLRSHTWQHHVLRVAINDLRTLFNGQPPEAPVLLDAGCGQGKSFQYLRQVFAPSRLLGVDADPHSLKMSREEARRQGIDIELIGSDCAALQLPDASVDMLFCHQTFHHLVEQEKAIAEFYRVLKPGGYLLFAESTEAYIDTWVIRWLFRHPMHVQKSAAQYLEMIRGQGFEFEADNVSYPYLWWSRAKDFGLLERLKLLKPKPFGQREETLVNVVARKPLTGESS; translated from the coding sequence ATGAACCAGCCATTCCTGAGCGACAGCTATGTCGAAGAAACCCGTTTCGGTTTCTGGTTCCTGCGCAGCCACACCTGGCAGCATCACGTGCTGCGGGTTGCGATCAATGATCTGCGCACTCTGTTCAACGGCCAGCCACCTGAAGCACCGGTGCTGCTGGATGCCGGGTGTGGGCAAGGCAAGTCATTCCAGTACCTGCGCCAGGTCTTCGCACCTTCACGCCTGCTGGGTGTGGACGCCGACCCGCACAGTCTGAAGATGAGCCGTGAAGAAGCTCGCCGCCAGGGTATCGATATCGAGCTGATCGGCAGTGATTGCGCCGCCCTGCAATTGCCGGATGCCAGCGTCGACATGCTGTTCTGTCACCAGACCTTTCACCATCTGGTCGAGCAGGAAAAAGCCATTGCCGAGTTCTATCGTGTGCTCAAACCGGGCGGTTATCTGCTGTTCGCCGAATCCACCGAGGCCTATATCGACACCTGGGTGATTCGCTGGCTGTTTCGCCACCCCATGCATGTGCAGAAAAGCGCAGCGCAGTACCTGGAGATGATTCGTGGCCAGGGCTTCGAGTTTGAAGCCGATAATGTCTCGTACCCGTATCTGTGGTGGAGCCGTGCAAAAGACTTCGGCTTGCTGGAGCGCCTGAAACTGCTCAAGCCCAAGCCGTTCGGGCAACGCGAAGAAACCCTGGTCAATGTCGTGGCCCGCAAGCCTCTGACCGGCGAGTCCTCATGA